A single region of the Cyanobacteria bacterium FACHB-DQ100 genome encodes:
- a CDS encoding alpha/beta hydrolase, producing MLQKKILQVQLDFDDLTTVPAAYIEVGSGIPLLMLHGFMGNASCWVPLSDRLKSNFRCISLDLLGFGESARPTIRYDIAKEVAFLRQVVEALHLNSFYLMGHSFGGWVSAAYALKYPDSLKGLILAAPAGIRDDSFVGRYDHLRPILWQTPVIDWALDLIKPIAPLIAQEKTIAQIAWIRRELNTQPAARSFLVDRMRPEDAIDTVEKEIDRLTVPTLVITGDQDETIPLWHSQTYANQIPNAQLVILPNADHSLPQKFVPELAAQLSAWCLSLT from the coding sequence TTGCTACAAAAAAAGATTCTCCAAGTTCAGCTTGATTTCGATGACTTAACCACTGTTCCTGCTGCGTATATTGAAGTCGGATCAGGAATTCCATTGCTAATGCTACATGGATTTATGGGGAATGCGTCCTGCTGGGTGCCACTCAGCGATCGCCTAAAATCCAATTTTCGCTGCATCAGTTTAGACTTATTGGGATTTGGAGAATCGGCACGCCCGACAATTCGCTACGACATTGCTAAAGAAGTCGCCTTTTTGCGGCAAGTCGTCGAAGCCCTGCATTTAAACTCGTTTTACTTGATGGGGCATTCCTTTGGCGGATGGGTCTCTGCGGCTTATGCACTGAAGTACCCGGACTCGCTCAAAGGATTGATTCTCGCGGCTCCCGCCGGAATTCGCGACGACAGTTTTGTGGGACGCTACGATCACCTCCGCCCGATCTTATGGCAGACTCCGGTGATCGACTGGGCGCTAGACTTAATTAAACCGATCGCACCCCTGATCGCCCAAGAAAAAACGATCGCTCAGATCGCCTGGATACGCCGCGAACTGAATACTCAACCCGCCGCCCGATCGTTTCTCGTCGATCGGATGCGTCCTGAAGACGCGATCGACACGGTGGAAAAAGAGATCGATCGCTTAACTGTTCCGACTCTGGTGATTACAGGCGACCAAGACGAAACAATCCCGCTCTGGCATAGTCAAACCTACGCCAATCAAATCCCCAACGCCCAGTTGGTAATTCTGCCCAATGCTGACCACAGCCTACCGCAGAAATTTGTCCCTGAACTCGCTGCACAGCTATCCGCCTGGTGTCTGTCCCTGACGTAA
- a CDS encoding EAL domain-containing protein — MAKSIDPECSNQPAATDPSPASALIQESEWLLQTVVENLSDGVVITDLQDQVLYVNSRLAKLVGCSAAEMVGKPAHDFFHEIEGWRDFQDAAEPQPFYGWKEGQLRRKDGRKFWAEVNVTQLEDAAGSATATLITVKDITERKWLEEYLRLLESVVVNANEIVMISQTEEAVADPLSLRIIYVNDAFSRTTGYSSGEAIGKSALVLLGEKTSMAEVNRIRTALRSYQPVRAEVVLYRKNGTHFWVDVNMVPIRNEQGQVTHFVSVMREVTERKIVEEQLRRNAFHDSLTGLPNRLLFMERLTQTVERAHEDESYQFALLFLDLDRFKVINDSLGHMLGDQLLVAIARRLEGCLKQEDMVARLGGDEFTILLENIQQDSDAEKIAERVQQALSAPFNLSGHEVFTSASIGITLSSTEFDRPEDLLRGADIAMYRAKAQGKACHEVFDTDMHTHVVALMQLENDLRKAVERQEFELYYQPIIELANGRITGFEALVRWQHPEQGTISPAKFVPIAEETGLVIPLGQWVLREACRQLKQWQDQFASEPPLSVSVNLSSRQFSQPYLIDQVRKILAETGVDARCLKLEITESAIMENTKFAMDMLLQLKAMGIQLSVDDFGTGYSSLGYLYRFPMDVLKIDQSFISRVDVDGEKLELVRTIITLAWNLGMDVVAEGVETMKQLTQLKALKCEYAQGFLFSEPVPQRDAEKLIVQSQPFLHLSQTLPTSSRLAEDA; from the coding sequence ATGGCAAAGTCGATCGATCCGGAGTGCTCTAACCAGCCCGCAGCAACCGATCCCAGCCCTGCATCCGCGCTGATTCAAGAATCTGAGTGGTTGCTGCAAACCGTCGTGGAAAATCTCAGCGACGGAGTTGTGATCACCGATTTGCAAGATCAGGTACTCTACGTCAACTCACGTCTTGCCAAACTGGTGGGATGTTCCGCCGCAGAAATGGTGGGTAAACCTGCCCATGACTTTTTTCATGAAATTGAAGGATGGCGCGATTTTCAGGACGCTGCCGAACCACAACCGTTCTATGGCTGGAAAGAAGGACAGTTACGCCGCAAAGATGGTCGCAAGTTCTGGGCAGAAGTAAACGTCACCCAACTCGAAGATGCAGCCGGATCAGCGACCGCAACCCTGATTACCGTCAAAGACATCACTGAGCGCAAATGGCTTGAAGAATACCTGCGCCTGTTGGAGTCGGTGGTGGTGAACGCAAATGAAATCGTGATGATTTCGCAGACTGAAGAAGCGGTCGCTGACCCACTCAGCTTAAGAATTATCTATGTCAATGATGCCTTCTCACGCACCACAGGCTATTCCTCTGGCGAAGCGATCGGGAAATCAGCGCTGGTGCTGCTGGGCGAAAAAACCTCAATGGCAGAAGTGAATCGCATCCGTACAGCCTTAAGAAGCTATCAACCTGTACGGGCTGAAGTCGTTCTCTACCGCAAGAACGGCACTCATTTTTGGGTCGATGTCAACATGGTGCCGATTCGCAATGAGCAAGGACAGGTGACCCACTTTGTTTCGGTCATGCGCGAAGTCACCGAACGCAAAATTGTCGAAGAACAACTGCGCCGCAATGCGTTTCACGACTCGCTGACCGGCTTGCCGAATCGGTTGCTGTTTATGGAGCGTTTAACCCAAACGGTTGAGCGTGCTCATGAAGATGAGTCTTATCAGTTTGCGCTGCTGTTTTTGGATCTCGATCGCTTCAAGGTGATCAACGACAGTCTCGGACATATGCTGGGGGATCAGTTGCTAGTTGCGATCGCTCGCCGGCTCGAAGGCTGCCTCAAACAGGAAGATATGGTCGCAAGGCTCGGCGGCGACGAATTCACGATTTTGCTAGAGAACATTCAGCAAGATAGCGATGCGGAAAAGATTGCAGAACGAGTTCAACAAGCCCTTTCAGCGCCGTTTAATCTGAGTGGGCATGAGGTGTTTACTTCTGCGAGTATTGGGATTACGCTCTCTTCAACTGAGTTCGATCGTCCAGAAGATTTGCTCAGGGGTGCAGATATTGCCATGTATCGCGCCAAAGCACAGGGGAAAGCGTGTCATGAAGTGTTTGACACTGATATGCACACGCATGTCGTCGCGCTGATGCAGCTTGAGAATGACTTACGCAAAGCGGTCGAGCGGCAGGAATTTGAGTTGTATTATCAGCCGATTATCGAGCTTGCCAATGGGCGGATTACGGGGTTTGAGGCGCTAGTGCGGTGGCAGCACCCGGAGCAAGGCACGATTTCTCCGGCAAAATTTGTGCCGATCGCCGAAGAAACTGGACTGGTGATTCCGCTGGGACAGTGGGTACTGCGCGAAGCTTGCCGGCAACTGAAGCAATGGCAAGACCAATTTGCATCAGAGCCACCGCTGAGCGTTAGCGTTAACCTTTCGAGCCGACAGTTTTCACAGCCCTATTTGATCGACCAAGTGCGGAAAATTTTGGCTGAAACAGGAGTCGATGCTCGCTGCTTAAAGCTCGAAATTACCGAAAGCGCGATCATGGAAAACACCAAATTTGCTATGGATATGCTGCTGCAACTCAAAGCAATGGGCATTCAGCTATCGGTGGATGACTTTGGCACCGGATATTCTTCACTGGGATATCTCTACCGCTTCCCAATGGATGTGCTGAAAATCGATCAGTCTTTTATCAGTCGGGTCGATGTGGATGGAGAGAAGCTCGAACTGGTTCGCACCATTATTACCCTCGCTTGGAATTTGGGCATGGATGTGGTTGCGGAAGGGGTAGAAACCATGAAGCAACTGACACAGCTAAAAGCGCTGAAGTGTGAGTATGCTCAAGGGTTTCTGTTTTCGGAGCCAGTACCTCAGAGGGATGCAGAAAAACTGATTGTGCAGTCCCAACCTTTTTTGCACCTGAGCCAGACTTTGCCTACCAGCAGCCGATTAGCTGAAGATGCTTAA
- a CDS encoding RluA family pseudouridine synthase, with amino-acid sequence MIHLNQGWIYTDRVSQSGITLLEYYTQRYTHSTQQEWRDRIQSGAISINDVPVTDPETLLGSGQQLAYQRSPWAEPDVPFNVITLYEDNDLLIIDKPSGLPVLPGGRFLENTVWGWLRRQYVIPPVPIHRLGRGTSGVMVLAKTEKARSQLSKDLRDRTLQKRYRALATGIPDLDRFTVTAQIGKVAYPQLGYLYAATKTGKEAMSHCVVLRRDRCSNTTLLEVTIPTGRPHQIRIHLAAAGHPLWGDPLYGTGGIPINQTSIPSDCGYLLHSYELCLTHPTEGHSIRVRSHLPALLCLPDEVQGHEDSID; translated from the coding sequence ATGATCCATTTGAATCAAGGCTGGATTTATACAGATCGAGTCAGTCAGTCAGGAATAACGTTGCTGGAGTATTACACTCAGCGCTATACGCATTCGACTCAGCAGGAATGGCGCGATCGCATTCAATCTGGAGCGATTTCGATCAATGATGTTCCGGTTACTGATCCAGAGACATTGCTTGGCTCAGGACAACAACTTGCTTATCAGCGATCGCCCTGGGCTGAACCGGATGTTCCATTTAATGTGATTACACTCTACGAGGACAATGATTTATTGATCATTGATAAGCCTTCTGGATTGCCTGTATTACCGGGAGGACGCTTTCTTGAGAATACGGTGTGGGGATGGCTAAGACGGCAGTATGTGATTCCTCCAGTTCCCATTCATCGGTTAGGGCGAGGGACATCGGGAGTGATGGTACTTGCGAAAACGGAGAAGGCTCGATCGCAACTCTCGAAGGATTTGCGCGATCGCACACTGCAAAAACGCTATCGTGCTCTAGCAACAGGTATTCCAGACCTCGATCGCTTCACAGTAACGGCTCAGATTGGCAAGGTGGCTTATCCTCAGTTGGGCTATTTGTACGCAGCAACAAAAACCGGAAAAGAAGCCATGAGTCATTGTGTTGTGCTGAGGCGCGATCGTTGTTCAAATACAACTTTGCTAGAGGTGACGATTCCAACAGGTAGACCACATCAAATCAGAATTCATTTAGCAGCAGCAGGACACCCACTTTGGGGCGATCCGCTTTATGGGACGGGTGGAATTCCGATCAATCAGACTTCGATTCCGAGTGATTGTGGGTATTTGTTGCACAGCTATGAGCTGTGTTTGACTCACCCGACGGAAGGACATTCGATCAGGGTACGATCGCATCTTCCAGCATTGTTATGCCTACCTGATGAAGTGCAAGGACACGAAGATTCGATAGATTAA
- the mutS gene encoding DNA mismatch repair protein MutS — protein sequence MSVSPTQPDPTQGVPDRLIKHSVRYADHRAVKREHLTPMMRHYADLKDQYPHAILVYRVGDFYETFFQDALIVSRELEIVLTSKDGGKEVGRVPLSGIPHHALDRYSAQLVEKGYAIAVCDQVEDPSEAQGLVRREITRVITPGTILEEGMLNAKRNNFLAAIVIAGNHWGLSYADISTGEFLTTQSTGFDQLSSELMRLQPAEVLIPTNAPDLGGLLRPGERSPHIPASLPTQFCYTLRSQTPFSQAEARQRLLERFKVRSLEGMGCEHLPLAVRAAGGLLEYIESTSERNVLDTTKSKIPEATQVPLQHICTYTITEYLTLDPQTRRNLEITQTVRDGTFHGSLLWAVDCTETPMGSRALRRWLLQPLLDIAEIETRQDTIEELVKDGVLREDLKQMLHQIYDLERLAGRAGSGTATPRDLVHIGESLNKLPELARLVARANSPHLRALQTVPPVLEQLGQTLLTHFVERPPISVKEGGLIRSNRVAQLDEMRSQAAEDEKWLAELEKNERDRTGIQTLKVGYNKAFGYYISISRAKAGHPPEGYERKQTLTNEERFTTDELKLRENRIMNARREISELEYEIFVGLRSQVGEHAELIRKVAHAVAAVDALTGLAELAVFKNYCRPKLLPGREISIVEGRHPVVEQSIPAGFFVPNSAELGTPAPDLIVLTGPNASGKSCYLRQIGLIQLLAQTGSFVPAESTRLGICDRIFTRVGAVDDLATGQSTFMVEMNETANILNHATDRSLVLLDEIGRGTATFDGLSIAWAVAEHLAAEIRARTIFATHYHELNELASILPNVANYQVTVREMPEQIIFLHKVQPGGADRSYGIEAGRLAGLPSSVIDRARQVMAQIEKHSKIAIGLRKSKAKPNEPVKDPTQQLDIFSEL from the coding sequence ATGTCTGTTTCTCCGACTCAACCTGATCCAACTCAAGGGGTGCCCGATCGCTTAATCAAGCATTCGGTTCGCTATGCAGATCATCGCGCCGTTAAGCGTGAGCATCTCACGCCGATGATGCGGCACTATGCGGATCTCAAAGATCAATATCCTCATGCGATTTTGGTGTATCGAGTGGGGGATTTTTATGAAACGTTCTTCCAAGATGCGCTGATTGTTTCCCGTGAATTAGAGATTGTTCTGACTTCAAAAGATGGCGGCAAAGAAGTCGGGCGGGTTCCATTGTCCGGTATTCCGCATCACGCGCTCGATCGCTATTCGGCTCAGTTAGTGGAAAAAGGATACGCGATCGCGGTTTGTGATCAAGTAGAAGATCCGTCTGAAGCCCAAGGATTAGTTCGTCGTGAAATCACTCGCGTGATTACTCCGGGAACCATTCTCGAAGAAGGAATGTTGAACGCGAAGCGCAATAATTTTTTGGCAGCAATTGTGATTGCTGGAAATCATTGGGGATTATCATACGCAGACATTTCAACAGGGGAATTTTTAACCACGCAATCAACCGGATTTGATCAGCTCAGCAGTGAATTGATGCGGTTACAGCCTGCGGAAGTGCTAATTCCGACGAATGCACCCGATTTAGGCGGACTGCTGCGACCCGGAGAACGATCGCCTCACATTCCTGCATCTCTACCCACGCAATTTTGCTACACACTGCGATCGCAGACTCCGTTTTCTCAAGCCGAAGCCCGACAGCGATTGTTAGAGCGCTTCAAGGTGCGATCTCTTGAAGGCATGGGCTGTGAGCATTTACCGTTAGCGGTTCGGGCGGCGGGTGGATTGCTGGAATACATCGAATCAACTTCAGAACGCAATGTTCTCGACACCACAAAATCAAAAATCCCAGAAGCGACCCAAGTTCCCCTCCAGCACATTTGCACCTACACAATTACCGAATATCTCACGCTTGATCCGCAAACTCGACGTAACCTAGAAATCACTCAAACCGTTCGAGATGGCACGTTTCATGGATCATTGCTGTGGGCAGTCGATTGCACTGAAACCCCGATGGGCAGTCGCGCCCTCCGACGCTGGCTATTACAGCCCCTGCTTGATATTGCTGAGATTGAAACGCGCCAAGACACGATCGAGGAACTGGTAAAAGATGGGGTTCTGCGCGAAGATCTCAAGCAAATGCTGCACCAAATCTACGATCTAGAGCGTTTAGCAGGTCGAGCCGGATCGGGAACTGCAACCCCCCGCGATTTAGTGCATATCGGAGAATCGCTGAATAAACTGCCAGAATTGGCGCGTTTGGTAGCGCGTGCAAACTCTCCGCATCTCCGCGCTTTGCAAACCGTTCCGCCTGTTCTAGAACAGTTGGGACAAACGCTGCTCACGCATTTTGTCGAACGTCCCCCGATCTCCGTCAAAGAGGGCGGACTGATTCGATCAAACAGGGTGGCTCAACTCGACGAAATGCGATCGCAAGCCGCAGAAGACGAAAAGTGGCTGGCAGAACTAGAGAAAAACGAACGCGATCGTACCGGCATTCAAACGCTCAAAGTCGGCTACAACAAAGCCTTTGGCTACTACATCAGTATCTCTCGCGCCAAAGCCGGACACCCCCCGGAAGGCTACGAGCGCAAGCAAACCTTAACCAACGAAGAACGCTTTACCACCGACGAACTGAAGCTGCGCGAAAACCGCATCATGAATGCGCGGCGAGAAATCAGCGAACTGGAATACGAGATTTTTGTCGGACTGCGATCGCAAGTCGGAGAACACGCAGAACTGATTCGCAAAGTCGCTCACGCAGTCGCGGCAGTCGATGCCCTTACGGGACTCGCTGAACTAGCTGTATTCAAAAACTACTGTCGTCCCAAACTCTTACCGGGGCGGGAGATCTCGATCGTCGAAGGTCGCCATCCCGTCGTTGAACAGTCGATTCCTGCGGGTTTCTTTGTCCCCAACTCGGCAGAACTCGGAACCCCTGCACCCGATCTAATCGTCCTGACAGGCCCCAATGCCAGCGGTAAAAGCTGTTACCTGCGGCAAATTGGCTTAATTCAACTGTTAGCTCAGACCGGAAGCTTCGTCCCGGCAGAATCCACCCGTTTAGGAATTTGCGATCGCATCTTTACCCGCGTCGGTGCAGTTGATGATCTCGCGACCGGACAATCCACGTTTATGGTGGAAATGAACGAAACCGCAAACATTCTCAATCACGCAACGGATCGCTCGCTCGTTCTGCTCGACGAAATCGGACGCGGGACAGCCACCTTTGATGGATTGTCGATCGCCTGGGCAGTCGCCGAACATCTCGCCGCCGAAATCCGCGCCCGCACCATTTTTGCCACGCACTACCACGAACTCAACGAACTCGCCTCGATCCTGCCCAACGTGGCAAACTATCAAGTTACGGTACGTGAAATGCCAGAGCAGATCATCTTTCTGCACAAAGTCCAGCCCGGAGGAGCCGATCGCTCTTATGGCATCGAAGCCGGACGGCTCGCAGGCTTACCCAGTTCGGTGATTGATCGAGCGCGGCAAGTCATGGCACAAATTGAAAAACACAGCAAAATCGCGATCGGTCTGCGAAAAAGCAAAGCGAAACCGAATGAACCCGTGAAAGATCCCACCCAACAACTCGATATCTTTAGCGAACTTTGA
- a CDS encoding Lin0512 family protein: MALKRFVIEMGMGVDQHGQDPTVAAARAVRNAIAHNALPGIWEVAKLEHPSEMVIEVQVAVPHPEQVREDEVLQVLPFGRKTLKLESGGMIVQGRAIAEFNDKNDDMYVAVAAVTVFVEQPE; encoded by the coding sequence ATGGCGCTAAAACGGTTTGTGATCGAGATGGGAATGGGTGTGGATCAGCATGGACAAGATCCGACCGTTGCGGCAGCAAGAGCCGTGAGAAATGCGATCGCGCACAATGCCTTACCCGGAATTTGGGAAGTTGCTAAATTGGAGCATCCGAGCGAGATGGTGATCGAAGTGCAAGTGGCGGTTCCTCATCCTGAGCAGGTGCGAGAAGACGAGGTGTTACAAGTTCTACCGTTTGGGCGTAAAACGCTCAAGCTCGAATCGGGAGGCATGATTGTGCAGGGACGAGCGATCGCAGAGTTCAACGATAAAAACGACGATATGTATGTTGCGGTTGCAGCGGTGACGGTGTTTGTTGAACAGCCAGAATGA